Below is a window of Agrobacterium sp. RAC06 DNA.
TCGCTCGCGCAATCGCTACACCGGATTTCACGGCGAATGCATCGCTCGGGGCCTGCCGGCACCCGCCCTGATCGAGATCGGCGAAGCCGAGGCCGCCAAGCCTGAATGCCTGGCCGAAATCCTGGCGCAGCATCCGGATCTGACCGCGATTTTTGCCTCAAATGATTTCCTGGCAATCGCCGTGCAGAAGGCGGCCCGGCTGCTTGGCTGGCGGGTGCCGCAGGATCTCTCCGTTGCCGGCTTTGATGGCATTGAAGTGGGCCGGCTTCTTGAAGCGCCGCTTGCCACCGTCGAGACCTCGCCAGAGGCCATGGGCCGCCAGGCGGCTCGCTCAATTCTCGATATGTTGCAAGGAGGTGTCGCTGTTCAGCCGCCCGCCTTGCCATTCCATTTCCGGGCCGGCGCCACGCTTGCCGCGCCGAACCCGGAAAAAGGTGACGACGGTCGGGCTGCCACCCAACCGCCGTCTGCTCTCCCTGATGAACCTCACGCTCAACCAAGGATGAACCGATGAAACTTACCGTTCTTGCCGTTCTTTTCGCAACGGCTATGGCTGCACCCGCATTAGCCGAAGATGCCATCTGCTACAATTGCCCGCCGGAATGGGCCGATTGGGCTTCCATGCTCAAGGCGCTGGATGAAACAGTCGGCGTGAAGATGCCGCATGACAACAAGAATTCCGGCCAGGCGCTCAGCCAGATGATTGCTGAAAAGGCATCCCCCGTTGCCGATGTCGCCTATTACGGCGTGACCACTGGCATTGCCGCCATCTCCGAAGGCGTTGTCCAGCCGTATAAGCCGGCCGGCTTCGACGAAATCCCGGAAGGCCTGAAGGATCCGGAAGGCAACTGGTTTGCCGTTCACTATGGCACGCTCGGCATGTTCGTGAATGTCGATGCGCTGTATGGCGCGCCTGTGCCGAAGTGCTGGGCAGACCTGACCAAGCCTGAATACAAGGGCATGGTCGGCTATCTAGATCCGGCATCGGCCTTTGTCGGTTATGCTGGTGCTGTTGCCATCAACCAGGCCTTCGGCGGCGATCTCAACAATTTTGAGCCTGCCATCAAATACTTCAAGGATCTGGCAGCCAATAGCCCGATCGTGCCGAAGCAGACCTCCTTTGCCCGCGTCGTCTCGGGCGAAATCCCGATCCTGTTCGACTACGACTTCAATGCTTACCGCGCCAAGTACAACGAGAGCGGCAAGTTCGAGTTTGTCATGCCCTGCGAAGGCACCGTCCGTGTTCCCTACGTCATGAGCCTTGTCGCTGGTGCGCCCAATGCAGAGGCCGGCAAGAAGGCACTCGACTTCATTCTTTCGGATGAAGGCCAGGCCATCTGGACCAATGCCTATCTGAAGCCGGCCCGTCCTGTGGCCCTTCCGGCCGAGGTTGCTGCACGCTTCCTGCCGGACAGCGAATATGAGCGCGCCGTCTCCGTCGACTATTCTGCGATGGCCGCTGCCCAGAAGGGCTTTGGCGAACGCTATCTGGCCGAGGTGAAGTAACATTCAGGCCGGGCAGGGCGTTCAGCGCTGCCCGGCCTTCGCCTTAAGGAGCCCACCCCCATGTCATCCCGACTGTTTGTCAGCCTGTGCCTTGTGCCACTGGCCATCTTTGCTCTGGC
It encodes the following:
- a CDS encoding ABC transporter substrate-binding protein, giving the protein MKLTVLAVLFATAMAAPALAEDAICYNCPPEWADWASMLKALDETVGVKMPHDNKNSGQALSQMIAEKASPVADVAYYGVTTGIAAISEGVVQPYKPAGFDEIPEGLKDPEGNWFAVHYGTLGMFVNVDALYGAPVPKCWADLTKPEYKGMVGYLDPASAFVGYAGAVAINQAFGGDLNNFEPAIKYFKDLAANSPIVPKQTSFARVVSGEIPILFDYDFNAYRAKYNESGKFEFVMPCEGTVRVPYVMSLVAGAPNAEAGKKALDFILSDEGQAIWTNAYLKPARPVALPAEVAARFLPDSEYERAVSVDYSAMAAAQKGFGERYLAEVK